The Thunnus thynnus chromosome 2, fThuThy2.1, whole genome shotgun sequence genome includes a region encoding these proteins:
- the LOC137168859 gene encoding zinc-binding protein A33-like, with protein ERALFESFLSCHVCSETFRDPVSLTCNHSFCSSCLQQFWEQAKNKNCPICKRKSSKDYPSINLSLKDLADSFAKRQNNDSSETEKEKEKEEVVCDKHPEVPYWFCEDEQRAVCPVCEFSLHQSHKLVPVEQAVSNLKDQLKSDLKSLQDKRNKYKQVEETYNEMVEHSKSQLLSTEKQIRAEFNKLHQFLKEEEESRLAALREEEEQKGKTISREMKRIQEQISSLSDSISAVGEDLQQHNVSFLSSYKPTQTRARDQCSLSDPQLVSGALIDVAKHLGNLSFRVWEKMKEKVHFSPVILDPNTASPYLYLSNDLTSVRRGDTNQQLPDNPERCTKYRTVLGSEGFSSGKHSWEVEVGDHPVWLMGLAKESAEKGEANASPECGFWCLSHDSGEYIDETGKTVPVKRISVQLDYDRGDVSFYDSEDMTHIYTHRDIFTEKLFPYFNIGPAGDAKTTDIKICQTEISVMFREVCEM; from the coding sequence GAAAGAGCTCTTTTTGAAAGTTTCCTGAGTTGCCATGTGTGTTCAGAGACTTTCAGAGATCCTGTGTCTCTGACCTGCAACCACAGCTTCTGTTCAAGCTGTCTGCAACAATTCTGGgaacaagctaaaaacaaaaactgtcccatttgtaaaagaaaatcctCAAAGGATTATCCATCCATCAACCTTTCTCTCAAAGACCTGGCTGACTCCTTTGCTAAGAGGCAGAATAACGATTCATCTGAGacggagaaagaaaaggagaaagaggaagtggtgTGTGATAAACATCCAGAAGTCCCTTATTGGTTCTGTGAGGATGAACAGAGAGCTGTGTgtcctgtctgtgagttttcTCTCCACCAGAGTCACAAGTTGGTTCCTGTAGAACAAGCAGTCAGTAACCTGAAGGACCAGCTGAAATCTGACTTAAAGTCTCTACAGGACAAGaggaacaaatacaaacaagtgGAGGAAACATACAATGAAATGGTTGAACACTCCAAGAGTCAGCTGTTGtccacagagaagcagatcaGAGCAGAGTTCAACAAGCTCCACCAGttcctgaaagaggaagaggagtccaGACTGGCagctctgagggaggaagaggagcagaagggGAAGACtatcagcagagagatgaagaggattCAGGAGcagatctcctctctgtcagacagTATCTCTGCTGTTGGAGAAGACCTGCAGCAACACAACGTGTCATTCCTCAGCAGTTATAAACCCACTCAGACCAGAGCCAGAGACCAGTGCTCACTGTCAGATCCACAGCTGGTCTCAGGAGCACTGATAGAtgtggccaaacacctgggcaacctgtCCTTCAGAGTctgggagaagatgaaggagaaggtcCACTTCAGTCCTGTCATTCTGGACCCAAACACTGCCAGCCCCTATCTCTATCTGTCTAAtgatctgaccagtgtgagacGTGGAGACACAAACCAGCAGCTCCCTGATAATCCAGAGAGATGCACTAAGTATCGCACTGTTCTGGGCTCTGAGGGCTTCAGCTCAGGGAAACACAgctgggaggtggaggtgggagacCATCCTGTCTGGCTCATGGGTTTGGCTAAAGAGTCAGCTGAAAAAGGAGAGGCAAATGCTTCACCAGAATGTGGATTCTGGTGTTTATCCCATGACAGTGGAGAGTACATTGATGAAACTGGTAAGACTGTCCCAGTGAAGAGGATCAGCGTCCAGCTGGACTATGACAGGGGGGACGTATCCTTCTATGACTCTGAAGACATGACTCACATCTACACTCACAGAGACAttttcactgagaaactcttcCCTTATTTCAATATTGGACCGGCTGGTGATGCTAAAACCACTGATATCAAAATCTGTCAAACTGAGATTTCTGTGATGTTCAGGGAGGTTTGTGAGAtgtga
- the LOC137168824 gene encoding zinc-binding protein A33-like produces MAEKAALLEGYPNCHVCSETFRDPVSLTCNHSFCSSCLQKFWEQAKNKNCPICKRKSSKDYPSINLSLKDLADSFAKMQNNDSSETEKEKEKEEVMCDKHPEVPYWFCEDEQRAVCPVCEFSLHQSHKLVPVEQAVSDLKDQLKSDLESLQDKRDKYEEVEKTYNEVVEHSKKQLLSTEKQIRAEFNKLHQFLKEEEESRLAALREEEEQKGKTISREMKRIQEQISSLSDSISAVEEDLQKHKVSFLSSYKPTQTRARDQCSLSDPQLVSGAPIDVAKHLGNLSFRVWEKMKEKVHFSPVILDPNTAHPRLYLSDDLTSVRREDTNQQLPDNPERCTKYSTVLGSEGFSSGKHSWEVEVGDHPSWLMGLIKESADRKGECPASPEYGFWCLSHDSGEYIDGAGKTVTVKRRIRVQLDYDRGEVSFHNPEDMTHICTYRDTFTEKLFPYFNIGKSGNAKTTDIKICQTEISL; encoded by the coding sequence ATGGCTGAGAAAGCTGCTCTTTTGGAAGGTTACCCAAACTGCCACGTGTGTTCAGAGACTTTCAGAGATCCTGTGTCTCTGACCTGCAACCACAGCTTCTGTTCAAGCTGTCTGCAAAAATTCTGGgaacaagctaaaaacaaaaactgtcccatttgtaaaagaaaatcctCAAAGGATTATCCATCCATCAACCTTTCTCTCAAAGACCTGGCTGACTCCTTTGCTAAGATGCAGAATAATGATTCATCTGAGacggagaaagaaaaggagaaagaggaagtgatgtGTGATAAACATCCAGAAGTCCCTTATTGGTTCTGTGAGGATGAACAGAGAGCTGTGTgtcctgtctgtgagttttcTCTCCACCAGAGTCACAAGTTGGTTCCTGTAGAACAAGCAGTCAGTGACCTGAAGGACCAGCTGAAATCTGACTTAGAGTCTCTGCAGGACAAGAGGGACAAATACGAAGAAGTGgagaaaacatacaatgaaGTGGTTGAACACTCCAAGAAGCAGCTGTTGtccacagagaagcagatcaGAGCAGAGTTCAACAAGCTCCACCAGttcctgaaagaggaagaggagtccaGACTGGCagctctgagggaggaagaggagcaaaaGGGGAAGACtatcagcagagagatgaagaggattCAGGAGcagatctcctctctgtcagacagtatctctgctgttgaagaagacctgcagaaacacaaggTGTCATTCCTCAGCAGTTATAAACCCACTCAGACCAGAGCCAGAGACCAGTGCTCACTGTCAGATCCACAGCTGGTCTCAGGAGCACCGATAGAtgtggccaaacacctgggcaacctgtCCTTCAGAGTctgggagaagatgaaggagaaggtcCACTTCAGTCCTGTCATTCTGGACCCAAACACTGCACATCCCCGTCTCTATCTGTCTGAtgatctgaccagtgtgagacGTGAAGACACAAACCAGCAGCTCCCTGATAATCCAGAGAGATGCACTAAGTATTCCACTGTTCTGGGCTCTGAGGGCTTCAGCTCAGGGAAACACAgctgggaggtggaggtgggagacCATCCTAGCTGGCTCATGGGTTTGATTAAAGAGTCAGCTGACAGGAAGGGAGAGTGTCCCGCCTCACCAGAATATGGATTCTGGTGTTTATCTCATGACAGTGGAGAATACATTGATGGAGCTGGTAAGACTGTCACTGTGAAGAGGAGGATCAGAGTCCAGCTGGACTATGACAGGGGGGAGGTGTCCTTCCACAACCCTGAAGACATGACTCACATCTGCACTTACAGAGACactttcactgagaaactcttcCCTTATTTCAATATTGGAAAGTCTGGTAATGCTAAAACCACTGATATCAAAATCTGTCAAACTGAGATTTCTCTGTGA
- the LOC137168817 gene encoding zinc-binding protein A33-like, whose translation MAERALFEGYMSCHVCSETFRDPVSLTCNHSFCSSCLQKFWEQAENKNKNCPICKRKSSKDYPSINLSLKDLADSFAKRQNNDSTETEEEKEKEEVMCDKHPEVPYWFCEDEQRAVCPVCEFSLHQSHKLVPVEQAVSDLKDQLKSDLKSLQDKRNKNKQVEKTYNEMVEHSKKQLLSTEKQIRAEFNKLHQFLKEEEESRLAALREEEEQKGKTISREMKRIQEQISSLSDSISAVEEDLQKHNLPFLSSYKPTQTRARDQCSLSDPQLVSGVLIDVAKHLGNLSFRVWEKMKEKVHFSPVILDPNTVSPWLILSDDLTSVRRGDTKQQLPDNPERHTQYTDVLGSEGFSSGKHSWEVEVGDHPDWTVGLVKESADRKGDCAISPEYGIWCLSHDSGKYTDVVGETVRVKKSLQRIRVQLDYDRGEVSFYDPEDMTHICTLRDTFTEKLFPYFSIGEAGDAKTTDIKICQTEISL comes from the coding sequence ATGGCTGAAAGAGCTCTTTTTGAAGGTTACATGAGCTGCCATGTGTGTTCAGAGACTTTCAGAGATCCCGTGTCTCTGACCTGCAACCACAGCTTCTGTTCAAGCTGTCTGCAAAAATTCTgggaacaagctgaaaacaaaaacaaaaactgtcccatttgtaaaagaaaatcctCAAAGGATTATCCATCCATCAACCTCTCTCTCAAAGACCTGGCTGACTCCTTTGCTAAGAGGCAGAATAATGATTCAACTGAGAcggaggaagaaaaggagaaagaggaagtgatgtGTGATAAACATCCAGAAGTCCCTTATTGGTTCTGTGAGGATGAACAGAGAGCTGTGTgtcctgtctgtgagttttcTCTCCACCAGAGTCACAAGTTGGTTCCTGTAGAACAAGCAGTCAGTGACCTGAAGGACCAGCTGAAATCTGACTTAAAGTCTCTACAGGACaagaggaacaaaaacaaacaagtggagaaaacatacaatgaaaTGGTTGAACACTCCAAGAAGCAGCTGTTGtccacagagaagcagatcaGAGCAGAGTTCAACAAGCTCCACCAGttcctgaaagaggaagaggagtccaGACTGGCagctctgagggaggaagaggagcagaagggGAAGACtatcagcagagagatgaagaggattCAGGAGcagatctcctctctgtcagacagtatctctgctgttgaagaagacctgcagaaacacaacttGCCATTCCTCAGCAGTTATAAACCCACTCAGACCAGAGCCAGAGACCAGTGCTCACTGTCAGATCCACAGCTGGTCTCAGGAGTGCTGATAGAtgtggccaaacacctgggcaacctgtCCTTCAGAGTctgggagaagatgaaggagaaggtcCACTTCAGTCCTGTCATTCTGGACCCAAACACTGTCAGCCCCTggctcatcctgtctgatgatctgaccagtgtgagacgtggagacacaaagcagcagctcCCTGATAATCCAGAGAGACACACTCAGTATACCGATGTTCTGGGCTCTGAGGGCTTCAGCTCAGGGAAACACAgctgggaggtggaggtgggagacCATCCTGACTGGACTGTGGGTTTGGTTAAAGAGTCAGCTGACAGGAAGGGAGATTGTGCCATCTCACCAGAATATGGAATCTGGTGTTTATCCCATGACAGTGGAAAATACACTGATGTTGTTGGTGAGACTGTcagagtgaagaagagtctcCAGAGGATCAGAGTCCAGCTGGACTATGACAGGGGGGAGGTGTCCTTCTACGACCCTGAAGACATGACTCACATCTGCACTCTCAGAGACactttcactgagaaactcttcCCTTATTTCAGTATCGGAGAGGCTGGTGATGCTAAAACCACTGATATCAAAATCTGTCAAACTGAGATTTCTCTGTGA